The genomic segment ACTGACATTCTTAATAAGATGCCTATTGTACCTAAGATAATTGAAACATTAGATTTCCAATACTCACCTTTAAATGTGGGttaatatttctgaaaatgtgAATCTCCCAGTATGCTGGAAGCCAAAGCTATCTGCATGAACTTTGAAAAAGTACAGCCTTTTATGCATAATTTTTTTGGTTTCTTTGCTGTGCATGAGCTGTTGAGGAACGTGTTGAATATTCTGCTTGTTAACATTAATCATGCCCAAGAAAAATCAATTTCCCAGTAGAAATGCAACTCAGTGTGAAGGAgaaagaatgtgaaaaaaatagaaaatggagAGAGAAGCCTTACAGAAGctgttgtcattttaaaaattgtttgtgcactgtgtgtgtgactTTACTTATAAGACCTGGCTGTATTGAAAGTCtgttaagaatgaataaatgaaatgaTTATATCTCACACTAAAAAGGAGGCTTAGGTACAGTGTTAGTAGTTCATTAAATGGAGTaaagtattattttctttttgtttggtgTCATTTAGGCTATCCTTTCTACTGAACATGTGAGTCctaagtgtgtacagtatatcacaattTTAGTGACTTGTGTTGTAGAACAGCATGATAAGTTTAAGGACTGATTTCCTGTTGCTCAGCATCTGAAACTCATTTAACAATACATCATGCATATGATTAGCATGTACAATCTATTGCACTCTTTACAGGCAATACTGTATGCAATCCAGTCTGTAATATAATATAAGCAAACTGTTATAATCTCATCCAGAGTTTACtctgccttttttatttaacctATGGCCTGGAAATACAAAGTGACAAGAAGAAAGTGTTGTTGTAATAGGTTaattgatatattttaaatagcatTCACTTGGAATAGCAACACCCAAGAATGAAGTACACTGAAAAGATTATGGAGTGTTTTGGTCAAATTTTTCTTAACCTTCATGGCTGAGGGCTGATCTCCTATCAATATGATGAGGAAGATAGGACCCCcgtgcagagtgaggagtgaccaagagGCAACTGCAGAGGTGGGAAGCAAAAATACATATGCGAAGGAGAGAAAGGGATgatgtacatttaatatttctaaTGGTTTTAGGTGATGAAATAAGGTTAGCAGTGATTGTGAATTACTGACCACTGAAACTTGCTCTTCTCTACCCTTCTGAACTTTTATTATAAACTccataaattgtttaaaaaaaaactactttagCTAAAAGTTCGAATTCATTTTCATCTTAGGTTCAAAATCAACTGCCTGGTagtgttaatttatttaatatgctatatacagtatgcactatatcttatttagaaagaaaaggaatcacatactgtagtgacattttttaattagtgttttttttttatttcgtcCACTGTTCGAATCCATCTCCAGTAGCTAATTGGGCAGAATGTCATACTTTGATGAGATAACTTCTAAACACTACTTAAGAAATTAcattaacaataaataattgtatgTGAGAAGGATAGGTCATTATTAATtgtgaagaaattaaaatatagaaTAGGGTGTAGAATCTGTAGGTCTGTACTTCACAATATTATTGCACCgtcaatattaaatattttaaccatTAAGAAATCTActgttattatttcatttattattagtaAATCAATACAggtaaacaaatactgtatgttgaattgTAGATTTGTACTTCTGGAAAACAATAATCAGATTGAAAAAGGAAGATATGTTTTATTAGTCATGTTTgagataaaattatttttttttacttgcacaattataacaaattgaaaaaaatacaaaaaactttacattttgttttgaactTTCCTCACTTTTGCTGAAGTGTTGCTACTGCATCGTACCACTGAAAGCTAATTCATTGTTATTACTTACAGAGATAAATTACACTTCTGGATCAATTACAGTACTAAACAATTACTGGAGCAGGCTTCTGCTTCCTCAAGAAATTCTTAATTTGCTCCATTACCTCCTCAGTTTTTAAAGTGTATATGATGGGATTCAGCAGAGGAGGCAGGGTTGCTGCCAAAGATGTGTTGAGGATTCTGGAGTCAGTGTCCACtggtaaaaatgaaaagaacagtATAAACTTTGCCTAtaattaaatttgcactattatCATTACAGGCCGCTCTGAACACTGGTCCATGATCACAGAAATAACTCTTAATGACAGGAATAGGTTCACAGAATGCCAAGCGTGTTATAAAACCCactgcaacaaaaaaaatgaccaCTAAGGCTAAGTGAGCCGTGCACGTTTTAAATGCCTTCCACCTCCCTTGTGCAGATGCAATCCTGGAAAGAGCAACTATAATGCACACATATGATATAATAATCAATGCAAATGgcagaaaaatgaaagtaaCAGTATAAACACTGGCTATAGTCCAGTTTGCACTGTAGCTGCTGCAGGCCTCTTTAAACACTGGTCCATGATCACAGAAATAACTCTTAATGAGAGGAACAGGCCTGCAGAATGACAAGCGTGCTATGAACATCAgtacaacaataaaatatgaaaaagttaATACCCAgcagaaaacaataataatgaacaTTCTGGTGTTTGTGCTGATTGTACTACTTCTCAGAGGAAAACAAATAGATACAAGCCTTTCGTAAGACATAACAACAAGGGACAGTGATTCTAAGGCATAGAAAGAATGAACAAAGAACAATTGAGCTAAACATGTCTCATATAACACAAGTCTTGAATCAAAAAGAAACTGATGTATACATTTTGGAATAAGAGCTGTGCTAATGCTTAGATCTACTACAGATAAATTAAAAACGGCCATGTACTTTGGTGTATGAAGACACTCTGACAGCCATATTACAGACATTAGAATGATATTAGCTATCAGGGTTGCAAGGTAAATGAAAGCCAGgaatatgaaataataatcaCTGTGCTGCAGATTCTGAAATCCAGATATCAGAAACCCCACAGTGGTGTTTATCTCCATTGCTGCCAGCTGCTTAAAGAGTGCTTCAAAATCCtccttttcacttttcacaggttttttcacattcaaacctaaaataaaaaatggaatggAAATTAAAGGGGATGATAAAACCGTAATATTAACAATgagttaatattattattttaatattctagtaaaacagaaacaatatgAACATCAAACCTGAAGAGATCTCctcagccgaaatgttgtgtatcttttcttcagtttccagcatggaataatcatttacttgttccttctcaTGAACATCACATGCTCTGTTTCCATTTCATTTGTCAGTAATATAGTTTCAACTATTACAGAATTGAAAGGATATTATGCGGTATGtgaacttttgttttgtttatctaTTAATTCTCTATTTTCTATTCATTAAATAAGTTCAGTTAACTAATCTATATGAAATGCAAACCCCAATTTAATACATAAACTCTATTGTAAATTTATTTAGATGTGCTATATCTGTTTCGTACCTGACAAAAAGATGATGCTGAAATTCATTCTGTGTGCTGTCTCTATATCAGCACTCTACCCTAAGCCATACCGTAAAGCACCAGAGCATAGCTGTCATGACATTGTCCTCAAGTGGTTTGACAATTCCTCTGTGTTATAAGGGTGCTCATTTGATACTGAGAAGGTGAGACGGACCTGGAATATGGTATCATGTATGTGATCAGGAAACTAGgccctgagcccttgccttccctgCCTGTTGTGAATTCTTTGAAGAGAATTAATAGGGGAATACCATTGTTTTTACTCAAAGTTATAAGGGAAGAAATACTCAGAAAAAGTAGACTGCTGTGTGACATAAATATGTCTTAAAAACTCTGTGGTATTACTCTGACAATTTTTACTAGTGCTTTTGACTTATAATATGTTTTTCCATACGATAGCACTGAGAATGCTTTTGATTTTCATTGTCCTTTAAATAATGATACATTATTAATTAAgtacttaaaattaaaaactgttttgctcAATACATGCATGTTTTCTATAAAATGGACTATATAGATATTGGATATTCATTAGTATTTTGGTTGAATGACTAACAACAAAGGCTGTAGTATTAGGTCAACATCACCTCACTACTGAGATCAGtatgttgtacagtactgtatgttggtttAAATTAGCAGTCTTTCACAAATCTTAGAATACTATCCTCTTTATGATGAATAAATTCCTTCTGCAGAATACGCTGGTCTGGCACAGATGTACACAAAAATCTAGTAATTATTGCGTACACGCATCTATTTGATAGGAAGATCCTAGGAGTTCTTGACAAGAGATTGTATTTGCTTAAAAGCACTATGATAAAGATCAATGGCAACCTTACTTCACTACACCTAACTGCCCTGTGACTTCAAGACTGCCCTTCTTGTGGTCTTCTTAAGGACCATGTTGAAGGTTAAGGTGTTTGGTCTTCCAGACATGACCACTATAGGATGTGAAGCTCCTTTGATAAGGTGCTTCCATCTTCACTGCAGGAAGTATCCAGTCTCCCACATTGTAATTGCACTCCATTGGGAGACAAATTCCAGGAGAAGTAAGAGCAGGGGGTAGAGTAAAGGTGGGGCTTTGATTCTTTGGGACAGCACCACACCCACTCCAAAATCTGATGCAACCACTTCAACTTTTAAGTCAGAGTCTGATCTGGGTGGTGAAGGATCAGAAGTGAAGTGAATCACTTTTCAGATCCTTGAAGGCCTTCTGCTCCTTTGGTGTCCCCTTCCCTTGGCTAGGCCCATCTTTAGGAGGACTAGTGATGGGATCCATGATTAAACATTTAGTTTCTGATGAAACGGTAGAAGAAACCAGGAAGCGCTAGATGTGTTTGAGAGTGTTTGAGGGTGGTCGAGGTGGGGCAGTCCTTACTGTTGCAACTTTGTTTGGGTGCATCTATGGACACATCAAGGAGAGCAGCTAGCACCACCTCAGGCTTGTGAAACTCAAACTTTCCCAAATTGCCACAGAGGTGGTGCTCCATGTGTCACAGGAGGGCCTGCTGGACATGTCTGGtatgttcaagttcaagtttattgtcattatactcataacAGGTATATAGTACAACGAAATGagatttagctagctctcagatggtTAGTAGtgcaaacaacaatacaattgtgcaagaaaagaaagacagagacaacaagcaatgtgcaaaacaacaacaggcaatgtgcaacaACAGATAAtgtacaaaacaacaacaggtaacagttaatgtgcaaaataacaacagatgtgcaaaatcatacaacagaatgaaataaaggatacagAATTATGGAGAGTAAACGTCTtaacatgtgaggtagaggtagatttcaatgtgcatTTGAGTTTTGATAAAGAGAGAAGGTGTGAGAGACGCTGGGAGTTTAACAGTTTgattgttggggggggggggggggggggtaaaaACTCTCTGGTAGTCTGGACCCAAATGTTCcggtaccattttccagatggttgagggtcaaacagtctgtaTCTGGGGTGTGTGgtgtctttgatgatgcttagagctttcctcaagcactgtctgtcataaatgtcctggatggatgggagaGCAACCCCACTGATGGACTCAGCAGTTTTCACCAACTGCCAatggtgttaaaagctgagctgaattTAATGAATAGTAGTCTTGAGTAAGTATTCTTTTtatccagatgggatagggcagtgtgtatggcaatTGAGATTGCGGCATCTGTTAGGCAGTTAGGCAATTGATACGGGTCCAGTGTGTCTGAAATGGTGTCCCATGGCCAGCCTCTTGAAGGACTTCATGATAACAGGGGTTAGTGCCACTGGGCAGTAGTCATTAATGCATGTCACTGTGGTTTGCTTTGttattgggatgatggtggttgtcttgaagcagctTGGGCCAGGGACAAGTTGAAAATATCTATGAATACAGCTGCCAGTTGTTTGGCGCAGAGACTGAGGACATGACTTGGTATGCCATCAGGTTCTGAAGAGTTCCTGAAGGTTCTGAGAGTAGATCAGAATATTGTCTACATTCACCACCACAAATCCCTCCAGGAAGTCCTGAAAGATGTCCTTTATAAAGTTCTGGAAGATGGTTGGGACATTGCAGAGCTTGGTGTTAAAACCCATCTTCCTTTTGTCTCCCTCCCTCTGAGATTTGTGTCACATTTTTCACCTCTCTCAAGtcaatatatgtgaaaatgccTGTCTGGCTGGCCCTTTCTTGGAGTGATCGAATAAGTGGTAGTGAGTACCGATTCTTCTTAGTGATCCTTTTGAGAGGCATGTAGTTGATGCTCACATGTAGGGACACATCTTTTTAGGAAAGAGAACAAGATGAGAGGAGAAGGGATGAATGAAGACTGTCTGGAGATTCTCATTGATACTGTATACTCCTTCATGGTCTTGGTCTCCAGCAAAGACAGGGTGAACAGGAGGCCCCTGGGTGGTGTGATACCAGACAGAAAATCAATGGGATAGTTGTATTCATTGTACAGTGCGAGCATTTGTGCTTTTTTGCTGAATACATCTCTAGTTCATAGAATACAACAATCATATAATATAATAGGCATGATGTAAGCATGATGGAAATCCAGGGCACCTAACTGAGGTAGCAATGGGAGACAGGAGCCCCAACAGGTTAGACCCCAGGCCAGAAGCTCCTTTGTAGGCAAGTCCAGGTGAGGTTTATATTCCTGGGgccataggaaccccagaatcCATGAGCTGTGTGGAGAAGGAATTCGATCGATTCCCTGTGCAGCACCCTGATGGTCAGGGCTGTGGTCTTTCTCAGAATCTGGCCAGGGACTCCACCATCAGGACTAGGTCACAAGGAAACAAAAGAACGTTCAGCTCCCTGGCAGTCTACAAGTCAAATTCCTTGCTTCACTAGAATCAATGAAAGCTGCAAAATTATTGCTGTCTGATTTCTCGAGTGCTCTGGACAGGTTTGTCGCCCATACAGGGGAGCATGCTGCGGAGCAATATTTTGGAAAATTGGAGTCACACAAAGACAGGTTTCTGAAGCACACAGGGAATTTCACTACTCCTGGTAGCTTAATGTCAGAGCACTGAATTAGTGGCGTTTCAGGCTTAAACGCAGTTGTTTACTGAAGGATGATTTGACGATTTGATCCCCTGATTAACAAGGAATGGGACCAATGGATTGGCAGTCTGACCTAGTCTGCATGGTCTCAGGTGGAATGCGAGCACTCGTGTGAATGCTGCAGTTACCCGTGGCAACCAAAGGCAGTGAGCTGCTCCCAGCCTGGACGTAACAGTTAGCTACTATTTTTGCTTACTGTGTCGGTGCCACATTTTTACAGCTTGAAGTTAGTCCCTGTGTTTAAGACAAtacttttcatattttcatatatatGCTCCCAGCCTGGACGTAACAGCTAGCTACTATTTTTGCTTACTGTATCGGTGCCACATTTTTACAGCTTGAAGTTAGTCCCTGTGTTTAAGACAATACTTTTCAGATTTTCATATATATGCTCCCAGCCTGGACGTTACAGTTAGCTACTATTTTTGCTTACTGTATCGGTGCCACATTTTTACAGCTTGAAGTTAGTCCCTGTGTTTAAGACAATACTTTTCAGATTTTCATATATATGCAGATTATTACAGTGTAAACTACAATTGTAAGGTAagtaggtcccttttcaggccataaagcccactggggaatggggggcaagggtCACCATTTTCCTTGACCATCCGACACTggaagtggaggtgatgtggtcagcatcacactccaGCCGACCTAATACCCtcggaaggattaaccccccggtactcatttggaaagcaggctgagtggacctggaagcatcacttgcccctacctgggattgaactaCAATGGTACATaaacaaaatatactttttttatatatgaGAATGTCTTTGGTAACAGAATTACACAATATTtacatgtaaatgtaaatttacAGGTCTGTGGTAAGCCTAAGCTTAAGGCAGCAGACAATACTCACAATTCAGACACACCATAACAGGAGAAACACAAGAAAAGCAATTTAGAAACTCACATCAATCTAGTAATtataagaaaacatacagtaaatgttacacAGAAGGTGATGCAGGCTGGACTCAAAGTCAAAAGAACAATGAGACATCAATACTAACCACAATGAACACTACAAAACCTGTGTATGTCAGtctttttaatatgaaaaacatGATGTACATATTTCAGGGCATATTATCAATTACCTTAGTTCAGTTATATGCAGTAGTATTAAGATTCTAAACAGTCTGAAACTGCTGCATTAAAACGAAATATTAAGTTAAATATTGTTCAAACAGATGTAACACTACTATAGAACCATTGTGAATTGAAGGATTTAAAGGATATATTATGAATTTTCAGGTTTTTGTATTCcatatagtatatattttataaaaggaaatacacaaaaaaacacatacatttGTACAAGAATACCCATAATTGAATGAAATGCAATATATTTAGTAGTGCAGTCAACAAAACGAAAATGGCTACAAAACCCAGGTGTCCAGGTGTGCTGTGGGCACAGACAAGACCAAAAAGTCCTTTAGAAGGAAAGGGAACAAAGGATGAATCCTAGATCTGGGACAGAACAGACCTTTAACTGGTCTTGAGCGACAAGATGGTTTTTGAGAATTATGTTGGATTGATTTGTTTGTCAATGGTTCGCAGAAATGGAAGaaagaaatctgtttttattcagGATGGCATAAAGGCTTTGAAATAAACTGTCCAATGCACATTATTCATTGATAAAGAAATCTATTATGTGGTCTAAACCATTTAAGTTTCAAGATCACACAACCAAATACATTTCTTCTACtagttatttaaatattagtACTGAATCAgatttatctaaagaaatatagGCAACAAACAGCTGCTGAATTGTTGAATTAACCTTCTGAAAAGAATAGTCTATAAAAGGTAGAGAGATCATTGTTGCGattaaacttaaaaatatttttcttaattacacaataacaattacaaataaaaacattcaagataaattacattttgttttgtactttACTCTGTTTTGCTGAAGAGTTGTTACTGCATAATAACACTGAGAACAAAGTAACTGTGTtctgtacaaagaaaaaaatgtgcactCCATGACTAATTACAGTACTAATGATTTATTGGTGCAGACTTCCATTTCCTTATGAAATTCTTAATTTGCTCCATTACCTCCTCAGTTTTTAAGGTGTATATGATGGGATTCAGTAGAGGAGGCAGGGTTGCTGACAAAGATGTGTTGAGGATTCTGGTGTTAGTTTCCACTGTGAAATTTATCCAAGCAATCATATATGTTACTAAAACAGGTATAAAGAATATGACCACTAAGGCTAAGTGACCCGTGcatgttttaaatgctttccaCCTCCCTTGTGCAGATGCAATCCTGGAAAGAGCAGCTATAATGCACACATAGGATAGAATAATCAATGCAAAtggcagaaaaatgaaaagaacagtATAAACTTTGCCTAtaattaaatttgcactattatCATTACAGGCCGCTCTGAACACTGGTCCATGATCACAGAAATAACTCTTAATGACAGGAATAGGTTCACAGAATGCCAAGCGTGTTATAAAACCCACTGCAACACCAAAATATGTGAAAGATATTACCCAGCAGAAAGCAAGTATAACAAACATTCTGGTGTTTGTATTGATTGTGCTGCTTCTCAGTGGAAAACAAATAGAGACGAGTCTTTCATAAGACATAACAACAAGGGAGAGAGATTCCAAGCCATATAAAGACTGAGCAAATAACATCTGAGTTAAACATGTCTCATATAACACAAATCGTGAGTCAAAAAGAAATTGATGTAAACATTTTGGAATAAGAGCTGTGCTAATGCTCAAGTCTACAAtagataaattaaaaactgcCATGTACTTTGGTGTATGAAGACACTCTGACAGCCATATTATGGACATTAGAATACAATTGGCTATCAGGGTTCCCAGGTAAACGAAAGCCAGGAATATAAAATAATAGTCACTGTTCTGCAGATTCTGTAATCCTGAAATCAGAAACCCCACAGGGGAAGGAAATGTGGCGTTTATCTCCATTGCTGCCAGCTGCTGAAACGGTGCTTCAGTATGCCCCTTTTTGCTTTTTCTCAAGCCTAAAATCAAATTGTCAATAAAAGTTAAAGGAGATAGCAATAATGTAATATTAACATAGATTCTATATAAACAAGATTCTAGTAAAAAGGGAACAATGTCCACATCATATGCTCTGTTTCAATTTCATTTGTTAGTAATATAGTATTGACTATTACAGAACTGAAGagatatcatactgtatgtgaacttaTAATTTGTCTATGTCTCTCAattcagtatttttaaataagagtttaagataagataagatgcATTGTCCCCTaagggaattttttttttgtggacacacagcacttctgtacatttaaataaaattaagaaaataaaagtttaggTAACTAAATACAAACACACTTTAATAAATAAGCTCTATTGTAAATTTATTTAGAAGTGTTAACTCCGTTTCGTACCTGACAGAAAGATGATGGTGAAATTTGCTCTGTGTGCTGTCTCTATATCAGCACTCTACCCTAAGTCATCCTGTTATGCACCAGGACATAGTTGTCATCACATTGTCCTCAAGTGGTATGATAATTCCTTTGTGTTATTAGGGTGCTCTTGTGTTATTGAGAAGGACCTGCAAAATAGAACCATGCACAGTATTGTGATCAGGAAACTAGGCCCTGAGCCAAGAAGTTCAAGAAGGAAATCAGTGACATAACTCTTTCTTTGGATTTCTATGATATTACTCTGAGACATTTTTATACAGGCGCTTCTGACACATATTATGCTTTTTGAAAGCATTGATAAAGTTTGTGCttgattttcattgttttttcttattgttgAATAATTAACTGAATACTTAATATTAAAACCTATTGATCTATAGAGGCATGTTTTCTATAAAATGGACTATATAGATTTTTGAATATTCATTAGTGTTTTGATTGACCCTAGTAACAAACCATGTTGAATTACATAAAAATCAACCTACTctacttccaattcagggtcacaggggagccagtgCCTATGCTGGCAGGCaataggtgcaaggcagggagCACCCTGGATGAAACGAAAGTCCATCACAAATACAGTAGCaagcacaaacatgcacacctAGAGccattttttccagaagccagttcacctaccagtatgtttttggactgtgggaggaccgGTGCACTCGGATGAAATatactccacgcagatagcactaAACTATCTGGAACTAACCCAGGGATTCACATGCAATGATTGTCTAACACATTGTGGAGATACATTGAAAATATAGTTTCACCACAATATCACAGAAAATTAACTTAAGATGATAAAGATCAAATGTGTGAAATGTTCAGGTCTTTAAAGTAAATAGAGCAGATTTCACTGATCCAAATTGctttacattattaaaaaccattaaaaacacaaaaaaatgtgtattgtgTTTATTTAGTGAATTTTTAAACATGATGAGTTTGGTCAGTCCTTAGATGGGTAACTGGTTTGGAAACCTGGCTggtgctgtaagtggtgttggtaGTGGTAGTCTTCCCTTTGAACTTGGATTTTTCAAATACCATCTGATATTGGGGTATGTGTGCTCTTTACTTGGTAACACGCAAGTCTGTATCTCTGAATaataaggtactgtacagatccagccattcagaatgcctGCCAGATACCGTAGCACTTTGCAGTGGGCATGCCCTAACATGCCGTAAAAAAAAAcccgatttttttaaaatgtgttttttgaagCACTACTTTGTGAAACCGTCAGGTGGAGCAGTGTGAATACTTAACCTGGCGTGTGGAAGCATTTGGGCCGTCTccagaaaatgcctggtttTGAATCATTTTACAATTATAGAATTTTAAGTCGTATAatatttagacttttattaattgtaaaattgtgtattacagtatgtaagacattaaattaatattgtttttatttataaagttatATAAAATCATCATCTTTAAAATGCCTATGTTATgaaggctctgtgtcatttgtttgCAAGGTTATTGACATTTGAAGCATTGTGTCTCAAAAATTATTGtttaaaagtaatattattaatttctttagatctgcaattccatattatcaGGGGACCTCACGCAGTATTTAAGCCCTGATGAAACATTCCTTGGGGCTCAGACATTGAGTCACTAACCCTGTCTTGTCTCTGTTTCAGTTCCAGGTTCTCAGAAGTATTTTCTAGTGTTTCTCGGTTCTGAGTCCTGTTTCCAGGTTCTCATTCATCATTGCCTCTGATCATCTCATTTATACCTCTGACCTCAGCCTCTGCTCTGTCTGCATCAACTGCACAGCTATTGCCTCAGCCATCTCCTCAGTCTCAGTTCTGTTTGTCCTCATCAGTGCTGTCATTATTAAATAAACTCTCCCTGCTTGCCGCATATATCTGGCTCATCGACTTCTAATTTTTGCTGAGCCTGTTCAACACTTTGTCGGGCCCGGCATAACAGGaataatgttgtgtttttttaattgtagtttagctaccactaccagctacatacagtatgttttatatatttatattactaAATGAATATCATCAGTGACATTAAGAGAcattatgctcctgttatttttatactcagctaccaaaatttccctgtagttgtaaaattccatattaagtggatttaaacatgaaTAGTAGAGAGGCTAaatgaagcaattgtttcactaacatc from the Lepisosteus oculatus isolate fLepOcu1 chromosome 5, fLepOcu1.hap2, whole genome shotgun sequence genome contains:
- the LOC138239079 gene encoding olfactory receptor 1E16-like, with translation MDPITSPPKDGPSQGKGTPKEQKAFKDLKSLNVKKPVKSEKEDFEALFKQLAAMEINTTVGFLISGFQNLQHSDYYFIFLAFIYLATLIANIILMSVIWLSECLHTPKYMAVFNLSVVDLSISTALIPKCIHQFLFDSRLVLYETCLAQLFFVHSFYALESLSLVVMSYERLVSICFPLRSSTISTNTRMFIIIVFCWVLTFSYFIVVLMFIARLSFCRPVPLIKSYFCDHGPVFKEACSSYSANWTIASVYTVTFIFLPFALIIISYVCIIVALSRIASAQGRWKAFKTCTAHLALVVIFFVAVGFITRLAFCEPIPVIKSYFCDHGPVFRAACNDNSANLIIGKVYTVLFIFTSGH
- the LOC138239080 gene encoding olfactory receptor 6N1-like, which produces MEINATFPSPVGFLISGLQNLQNSDYYFIFLAFVYLGTLIANCILMSIIWLSECLHTPKYMAVFNLSIVDLSISTALIPKCLHQFLFDSRFVLYETCLTQMLFAQSLYGLESLSLVVMSYERLVSICFPLRSSTINTNTRMFVILAFCWVISFTYFGVAVGFITRLAFCEPIPVIKSYFCDHGPVFRAACNDNSANLIIGKVYTVLFIFLPFALIILSYVCIIAALSRIASAQGRWKAFKTCTGHLALVVIFFIPVLVTYMIAWINFTVETNTRILNTSLSATLPPLLNPIIYTLKTEEVMEQIKNFIRKWKSAPINH